The following proteins are co-located in the Microplitis demolitor isolate Queensland-Clemson2020A chromosome 5, iyMicDemo2.1a, whole genome shotgun sequence genome:
- the LOC103579428 gene encoding semaphorin-5A yields MGLIWVQAVLVLHTLVLASATGDFRHISYEDLAERSSLFQEEGVTTYSQLLFDVSRQQIVVGARDNLYRLTLNSLTPLEHASWPAPPEKATVCQDKGQTAQDCHNYIKVLLTNGKSLFTCGTNAFSPQCTWREIENINSITSSVSGVAMCPYSPQANVTALLAKENAGLFAGAPTDFSGTDGTIYRTLAAPSLRTQQYDSRWLNDPQFVGSFETEDHVYFMFREVAVEYINCGKKIYSRIARVCKKDPGSPTVQRGIWTTFSKARLNCSLPGEFPFYYDEIQGAAYHPDEGIVYASFTTPSNAIAGSAICSFNMTAINQAFNGPFKHQEHSGAAWEKKRVPNQYRQHCGRVEQPAAHQIFDNQRYQLMDEAVQTTSSGPLHTTTLERFTHIAVDVTPTKIHRGVTVLYVATTDGVIKKISVLPRTQETCIVEVWGPFPSPAMTLQFLKDSQSLYVGMETGLLRIPAAQCHRHKKEQACLNAQDPYCGWNAHLMKCDQAPTQNYLANHWLQEVTMCPVLTDPVDGGWSAWSTWASCQHGTAEMATAHNIRSHLRPHIDTESPDTCQCQTRECNNPPPQNGGSQCTGTRIKVANCTLHGGWTAWSAWSACSQTCGFAIKTRRRTCTNPAPAYGGRVCVGHDHDEIVCIDLPPCPTPAKAPLPAPTQSAGQWSPWGSWNSCSRACNGGIRIRKRTCDKPASSTTPSTPECSGCNFQIEDCNTHSCSETRRYSAWTPWLSINGSQTAVGFTEKRYRFSCRAQTDDPASVRVSLAKEEERYCRNDGSCLRNSILNANNNNFDNSDGWSEWSSWYACSRACNGGSQHRTRTCEAPPCEGSSIQTRICNTNPCKGATDGINSVDNEYLQSKGPRGEWSCWTDWSECSVSCGVGYRTRTRECFNDAGSVASGTAAAVVGCEGPSVMRESCEMPSCESLYGWDTWSGWSPCDGQTQFRKRQCLMEQGDGICEGSSREVRKCWINIDEDDDGTGMGTGSDWGRDGILTNALPRSVHVAGISVGAVVGGCIAGFLLGLALTAMMCFLYLRRRKPGVPGSPHYISKQNPYVAVPLKEVNAKRQPSFSGTSNGNGTIRNKTNPNVNGLGSPKLYPKALDYESATLKRNSHGQQHIRADLDQEKYY; encoded by the exons AGATAACTTGTATCGGCTGACGTTGAACTCTCTTACGCCTCTGGAGCACGCGTCGTGGCCAGCGCCACCGGAAAAAGCGACAGTGTGCCAAGACAAAGGTCAAACAGCCCAAGACTGTCACAATTACATCAAGGTCCTGCTTACCAATGGCAAAAGTCTCTTTACATGCGGTACTAATGCCTTCAGCCCACAGTGCACATGGCGTgag attgaaaatataaatagtataaCAAGTTCAGTATCTGGTGTTGCAATGTGTCCATACTCACCACAAGCCAACGTAACGGCACTACTGGCTAAAGAAAATGCTGGTCTGTTTGCTGGTGCACCGACAGATTTTTCCGGTACTGATGGTACTATTTATCGCACTCTTGCGGCGCCAAGTCTCCGTACTCAGCAATACGACTCtag GTGGCTCAATGATCCACAATTTGTTGGTAGTTTTGAAACAGAAGACcatgtttattttatgtttcgtGAAGTAGCTGTCGAATATATAAACTGTGGaaag aaaatatattcaagAATAGCGCGAGTTTGCAAGAAAGATCCCGGGAGTCCTACAGTACAACGCGGAATATGGACAACTTTTAGCAAAGCCCGTTTGAATTGTTCACTTCCCGGTGAATTTCCGTTTTATTATGACGAAATACAAGGCGCCGCTTACCATCCAGACGAGGGGATCGTCTACGCGAGTTTTACAACACCCAG caacGCAATCGCGGGTTCAGCGATATGTTCATTCAACATGACGGCGATAAATCAGGCATTCAATGGCCCATTTAAGCACCAGGAGCATTCGGGAGCAGCATGGGAAAAAAAACGTGTTCCGAATCAGTACCGGCAGCATTGTGGTCGCGTGGAGCAGCCGGCGGCCCATCAAATCTTCGACAATCAGCGCTACCAGCTGATGGACGAGGCAGTTCAGACGACATCCTCGGGGCCATTGCATACGACGACTCTCGAACGGTTCACTCACATCGCGGTAGATGTCACCCCCACCAAAATCCACCGCGGGGTCACGGTTCTCTACGTCGCCACCACAGATGGAGTTATCAAGAAGATCTCTGTGCTTCCACGGACTCAAGAGACGTGCATCGTTGAAGTATGGGGTCCGTTTCCCTCACCGGCGATGACGCTCCAGTTTCTGAAAGACTCACAGAGTCTGTATGTGGGGATGGAAACTGGATTGTTGAGGATTCCCGCGGCCCAGTGCCATCGGCACAAGAAAGAACAGGCTTGTCTGAATGCGCAGGACCCGTATTGTGGTTGGAACGCCCATTTAATGAAGTGCGATCAGGCCCCGACGCAAAATTATCTGGCCAATCATTGGCTTCAAGAGGTAACGATGTGCCCAGTGCTGACGGATCCGGTTGACGGAGGCTGGAGTGCCTGGAGCACGTGGGCTTCTTGTCAACATGGTACTGCTGAAATGGCAACTGCTCATAATATCAGATCACATTTGCGACCGCACATTGATACtgag agcCCAGATACGTGCCAATGTCAAACGCGAGAGTGTAACAACCCACCACCACAAAATGGCGGCTCGCAGTGTACGGGCACGCGTATCAAGGTTGCCAACTGCACATTGCACGGAGGTTGGACAGCCTGGTCCGCGTGGTCAGCGTGCTCACAAACTTGTGGGTTCGCTATAAAAACACGTCGCCGCACTTGTACGAACCCAGCGCCAGCTTACGGTGGCCGAGTCTGCGTAGGTCACGACCACGACGAAATAGTCTGCATTGATTTACCACCGTGTCCAACACCAGCTAAAGCGCCCTTACCAGCTCCAACGCAGTCAGCAGGTCAATGGTCGCCATGGGGATCATGGAATTCCTGCTCACGGGCCTGCAATGGCGGAATCCGCATACGCAAGCGCACATGCGACAAACCGGCATCTTCTACAACACCATCAACTCCTGAGTGCTCGGGCTGCAACTTCCAAATCGAGGACTGTAACACGCATTCATGCTCCGAAACTCGAAGATATTCCGCATGGACACCTTGGTTATCAATAAACGGAAGTCAAACCGCTGTGGGATTCACTGAAAAACGATATCGTTTTAGCTGCCGTGCTCAGACTGATGACCCGGCCTCAGTGCGTGTATCCTTGGCTAAAGAAGAGGAACGCTATTGCCGTAATGACGGTTCGTGTTTGAGAAATTCAATTCTGAATGCGAACAACAACAACTTCGACAATTCTGACGGTTGGTCTGAATGGTCATCTTGGTATGCGTGCAGCCGTGCATGTAATGGTGGCTCTCAACACCGCACTCGCACGTGTGAGGCGCCACCTTGTGAAGGATCAAGCATACAGACGCGCATCTGCAATACGAATCCGTGCAAAGGAGCCACAGATGGTATCAATTCCGTGGACAATGAGTATCTGCAAAGCAAAGGTCCTAGAGGCGAATGGTCATGTTGGACAGATTGGTCTGAATGCTCGGTGTCATGTGGTGTAGGCTACAGAACGAGAACGCGTGAATGTTTCAATGACGCTGGTTCCGTGGCGTCAGGAACTGCGGCTGCAGTTGTTGGTTGCGAAGGTCCCAGTGTGATGCGCGAGTCTTGCGAGATGCCCAGCTGCGAGTCGTTATATGGATGGGACACCTGGAGTGGATGGTCACCTTGCGATGGCCAGACCCAGTTCCGTAAGCGCCAGTGTCTTATGGAACAGGGAGATGGAATTTGTGAAGGTTCTAGTCGTGAAGTCCGCAAATGCTGGATTAATATCGACGAAGATGATGACGGAACTGGAATGGGAACTGGAAGTGACTGGGGGAGAGACGGAATCCTCACCAATGCTCTGCCCAGAAGTGTCCATGTTGCGGGAATTTCAGTGGGAGCTGTCGTTGGTGGCTGCATCGCTGGTTTTCTGCTGGGGTTGGCGCTCACGGCGATGATGTGCTTCTTGTACTTGAGGAGAAGGAAACCTGGGGTTCCCGGAAGTCCTCATTACATCAGCAAACAGAATCCTTATGTTGCTGTACCATTGAAAGAG GTTAACGCCAAAAGGCAACCGAGTTTCTCAGGTACTAGCAACGGAAATGGAACAATACGCAACAAAACTAATCCGAATGTCAACGGACTTGGCAGCCCTAAATTGTATCCTAAAGCTCTGGATTACGAGTCGGCGACTTTGAAAAGAAATAGTCATGGTCAGCAACACATTAGGGCTGATTTggatcaagaaaaatattattga